From a single Nicotiana tabacum cultivar K326 chromosome 8, ASM71507v2, whole genome shotgun sequence genomic region:
- the LOC107784620 gene encoding kinesin-like protein KIN-14Q isoform X2 has product MELDEWQDPLLITDVSSQQQEEQQLLLINSHKYYPFSSLDVSRNTLMGLEDSTSCTPIKIEEGSNAENFKDPVAESVINVNTLMEDSNYCTPIKIEGSNAENLKDPVAESAINGRDILGFSLTSPDLVICTGSPDIPRRSYGDSPEFLKGCSISLENGIKGSEQPPVITKDEDLCLHFELPSLSVPIVSISSESGIRFSDDKYSPQNNSLEVDQRLQLTKVSREKEQKDAKMPVEELKRENELKCKECAEAWKSLKELQNELMRKSMHVGSLAFAIEGQVKEKSRWFSSLRDLTRKLKILKMDQIKVSEEALLYKQQLLADFADMSSTIQSKLKEQVELHEDLKIKFVKGAKEQKELYNKVLDLKGNIRVFCRCRPLNAEETAAGASMAIDFEAAKDGELTVKYNGMSKKTYKFDAIFSPQADQAEVFEDTAPLATSVLDGYNACIFAYGQTGTGKTFTMEGTEEARGVNYRTLEELFRIIDERKNTVHYEISVSVLEVYNEQIRDLLVSGSQQGVKRLEIKQVGEGMHHVPGLVEAHVNNMTEVWEALQTGSNARAVGSTNANEHSSRSHCILCVMVKGENLLNGECTRSKLWLIDLAGSERIAKTEVQGERLKETQNINRSLSALGDVISSLATKSPHIPFRNSKLTHLLQDSLGGDSKTLMFVQISPNESDLSETLCSLNFASRVRGIELGPAKKQVDSMELLKYKQMVEKGKQDMKNKDFQMKKMEDTIHGLDIKLKEKDMKNKNLQDKIKELESQLLVERKLARQHVNSKIAEQFQQQLIGQPNEEQEAAPTRPPFANKISAQKTCDENKYPPLNTTRPLTENNFHKLSMASATVDCPFKQNGLIEKENKENNPDIDEQVAVLKRTGRASMCPIANRILPKPAPRRNSLVPLRYVAPVTKFPPSLLPLRSIQAEETEDAEGVDSNCLPEPTPQCSPKELKSVSKKLNSVLRRSLQKKMQFKSPLQQYIRRVGVNVGAEKVRVSIGSRGRMAHRTLLGNAIRVPKENQQKQRWNSGTAARAVL; this is encoded by the exons ATGGAACTTGATGAGTGGCAAGATCCACTTCTTATTACAGACGTTTCTTCCCAACAACAAGAAGAGCAACAGCTATTACTAATTAACTCTCACAAATACT ACCCGTTTTCGTCATTGGATGTTTCAAGAAATACACTGATGGGACTGGAAGATTCTACTAGCTGTACCCCCATCAAGATTGAAG aagGGAGTAATGCTGAAAATTTCAAGGACCCAGTTGCAGAAAGTGTAATTAATG TGAATACATTGATGGAAGATTCTAATTACTGTACCCCAATCAAGATTGAAG GGAGTAATGCTGAAAATCTCAAGGATCCAGTTGCAGAAAGTGCAATTAATG GCAGAGACATATTGGGATTTTCATTAACATCTCCTGATTTAGTGATCTGTACTGGATCACCGGATATTCCACGACGAAGCTATGGAGATTCACCCGAATTTCTGAAGGGTTGCTCCATTTCTCTAGAAAATGGAATTAAGGGATCTGAACAGCCCCCAGTTATTACAAAGGATGAAGATTTGTGCCTGCATTTTGAGCTTCCTTCTCTTTCAGTGCCTATAGTTAGCATCAGCTCTGAGAGTGGCATTCGATTTTCAGACGATAAATATTCTCCACAAAACAACTCACTAGAG GTAGATCAGAGGCTTCAATTAACAAAAGTGAGTCGGGAAAAGGAACAGAAAGATGCAAAGATGCCAGTAGAGGAACTTAAAAGggaaaatgaactaaaatgcaaaGAATGTGCTGAAGCTTGGAAGTCCTTAAAGGAGCTTCAGAATGAGCTCATGCGCAAGTCAATGCACGTTGGATCACTCG CTTTTGCAATTGAGGGCCAAGTGAAAGAAAAGAGCAGATGGTTTTCATCCTTGAGAGATCTTACGAGGAAATTGAAG ATTCTAAAAATGGATCAAATCAAAGTATCTGAAGAGGCTTTATTATATAAGCAGCAATTACTAGCAGATTTTGCAGATATGAGCTCTACCATTCAGTCCAAAT TAAAGGAACAAGTTGAATTGCATGAAGATCTCAAGATCAAGTTCGTCAAGGGTGCTAAGGAACAGAAGGAACTTTATAACAAGGTTTTGGATTTAAAAG GGAACATTAGGGTCTTTTGCCGGTGTAGGCCTTTGAACGCTGAAGAGACAGCTGCAGGAGCTTCAATGGCGATTGACTTTGAAGCTGCAAAGGATGGGGAACTCACTGTGAAGTATAACGGCATGTCTAAAAAGACCTACAAGTTTGACGCCATTTTTAGCCCCCAAGCCGACCAAG CTGAAGTTTTTGAGGATACTGCTCCCCTGGCAACCTCAGTTCTAGATGGGTACAATGCCTGCATATTTGCCTATGGCCAGACTGGTACTGGCAAGACATTTACAATGGAGGGCACAGAAGAAGCTCGAGGGGTCAATTACCGGACTCTTGAGGAGCTATTTCGCATTATTGACGAGCGAAAGAACACAGTTCATTACGAAATATCAGTAAGCGTCTTGGAAGTATACAATGAGCAGATCCGAGACTTGCTAGTTTCAGGATCTCAACAAGGTGTGAAAAG GCTTGAAATAAAGCAAGTTGGAGAAGGAATGCATCATGTCCCTGGACTAGTTGAGGCCCACGTGAATAATATGACTGAGGTTTGGGAAGCCTTACAAACTGGTAGCAATGCAAGGGCAGTTGGATCAACCAATGCAAATGAGCACAGCAGCCGATCACATTG caTACTTTGTGTAATGGTAAAGGGGGAGAATTTGCTAAATGGGGAATGCACAAGAAGCAAACTGTGGTTAATTGATTTAGCAGGAAGTGAGAGGATAGCAAAGACAGAAGTACAGGGTGAAAGGCTAAAAGAAACCCAAAATATAAACAGATCTCTTTCTGCCCTTGGAGATGTGATATCTTCACTTGCAACAAAGAGTCCGCATATTCCATTCCG GAACTCGAAACTTACTCATTTACTCCAAGACTCACTAG GAGGAGATTCAAAGACATTGATGTTTGTTCAGATCAGTCCAAATGAGAGTGACTTGAGTGAGACTCTTTGCTCATTAAATTTTGCAAGTCGAGTTCGAGGTATAGAGCTAGGTCCAGCAAAGAAGCAAGTGGATAGTATGGAGCTCCTGAAATACAAACAGATG GTCGAAAAGGGAAAACAAGACATGAAGAACAAGGACTTTCAGATGAAAAAGATGGAGGATACAATTCATGGTTTGGATATTAAGTTGAAAGAAAAGGATATGAAAAACAAAAATCTTCAGGACAAG ATTAAGGAACTAGAATCACAACTTCTTGTAGAGAGAAAACTTGCTCGACAACATGTGAACTCTAAAATTGCTGAACAATTTCAGCAACAGCTTATTGGACAACCGAATGAGGAGCAAGAAGCTGCACCGACCAGGCCGCCAtttgccaacaaaatttctgcTCAAAAGACTTGTGATGAAAATAAGTATCCACCACTTAATACTACTCGACCGCTTACTGAGAACAATTTCCACAAACTCTCTATGGCTTCTGCTACTGTGGATTGTCCGTTTAAGCAAAATGGCCtgatagaaaaagaaaacaaggaaaaCAATCCAGATATTGATGAACAAGTAGCTGTTCTGAAGAGGACTGGGCGAGCTTCTATGTGCCCGATTGCAAACAGGATTTTGCCTAAACCTGCTCCACGCCGTAACTCTCTGGTTCCACTGCGCTATGTAGCACCTGTAACCAAGTTTCCTCCTTCACTTTTACCATTGAGATCAATACAAGCAGAGGAGACGGAAGATGCTGAGGGGGTCGATTCAAATTGCTTACCTGAACCAACACCACAGTGTAGTCCTAAAGAGCTTAAGAGTGTGAGTAAGAAGCTCAACAGTGTCTTGAGACGAAGCCTTCAGAAGAAAATGCAGTTCAAGTCTCCACTGCAGCAGTACATAAGAAGAGTTGGCGTGAATGTGGGCGCGGAGAAAGTTAGGGTCTCCATTGGTAGCAGAGGAAGGATGGCTCACAGGACGTTGCTTGGTAATGCGATAAGAGTTCCAAAAGAAAATCAGCAGAAGCAAAGATGGAATAGTGGAACAGCTGCAAGAGCAGTTCTATGA
- the LOC107784620 gene encoding kinesin-like protein KIN-14Q isoform X1 produces the protein MELDEWQDPLLITDVSSQQQEEQQLLLINSHKYYPFSSLDVSRNTLMGLEDSTSCTPIKIEEGSNAENFKDPVAESVINVNTLMEDSNYCTPIKIEEGSNAENLKDPVAESAINGRDILGFSLTSPDLVICTGSPDIPRRSYGDSPEFLKGCSISLENGIKGSEQPPVITKDEDLCLHFELPSLSVPIVSISSESGIRFSDDKYSPQNNSLEVDQRLQLTKVSREKEQKDAKMPVEELKRENELKCKECAEAWKSLKELQNELMRKSMHVGSLAFAIEGQVKEKSRWFSSLRDLTRKLKILKMDQIKVSEEALLYKQQLLADFADMSSTIQSKLKEQVELHEDLKIKFVKGAKEQKELYNKVLDLKGNIRVFCRCRPLNAEETAAGASMAIDFEAAKDGELTVKYNGMSKKTYKFDAIFSPQADQAEVFEDTAPLATSVLDGYNACIFAYGQTGTGKTFTMEGTEEARGVNYRTLEELFRIIDERKNTVHYEISVSVLEVYNEQIRDLLVSGSQQGVKRLEIKQVGEGMHHVPGLVEAHVNNMTEVWEALQTGSNARAVGSTNANEHSSRSHCILCVMVKGENLLNGECTRSKLWLIDLAGSERIAKTEVQGERLKETQNINRSLSALGDVISSLATKSPHIPFRNSKLTHLLQDSLGGDSKTLMFVQISPNESDLSETLCSLNFASRVRGIELGPAKKQVDSMELLKYKQMVEKGKQDMKNKDFQMKKMEDTIHGLDIKLKEKDMKNKNLQDKIKELESQLLVERKLARQHVNSKIAEQFQQQLIGQPNEEQEAAPTRPPFANKISAQKTCDENKYPPLNTTRPLTENNFHKLSMASATVDCPFKQNGLIEKENKENNPDIDEQVAVLKRTGRASMCPIANRILPKPAPRRNSLVPLRYVAPVTKFPPSLLPLRSIQAEETEDAEGVDSNCLPEPTPQCSPKELKSVSKKLNSVLRRSLQKKMQFKSPLQQYIRRVGVNVGAEKVRVSIGSRGRMAHRTLLGNAIRVPKENQQKQRWNSGTAARAVL, from the exons ATGGAACTTGATGAGTGGCAAGATCCACTTCTTATTACAGACGTTTCTTCCCAACAACAAGAAGAGCAACAGCTATTACTAATTAACTCTCACAAATACT ACCCGTTTTCGTCATTGGATGTTTCAAGAAATACACTGATGGGACTGGAAGATTCTACTAGCTGTACCCCCATCAAGATTGAAG aagGGAGTAATGCTGAAAATTTCAAGGACCCAGTTGCAGAAAGTGTAATTAATG TGAATACATTGATGGAAGATTCTAATTACTGTACCCCAATCAAGATTGAAG AAGGGAGTAATGCTGAAAATCTCAAGGATCCAGTTGCAGAAAGTGCAATTAATG GCAGAGACATATTGGGATTTTCATTAACATCTCCTGATTTAGTGATCTGTACTGGATCACCGGATATTCCACGACGAAGCTATGGAGATTCACCCGAATTTCTGAAGGGTTGCTCCATTTCTCTAGAAAATGGAATTAAGGGATCTGAACAGCCCCCAGTTATTACAAAGGATGAAGATTTGTGCCTGCATTTTGAGCTTCCTTCTCTTTCAGTGCCTATAGTTAGCATCAGCTCTGAGAGTGGCATTCGATTTTCAGACGATAAATATTCTCCACAAAACAACTCACTAGAG GTAGATCAGAGGCTTCAATTAACAAAAGTGAGTCGGGAAAAGGAACAGAAAGATGCAAAGATGCCAGTAGAGGAACTTAAAAGggaaaatgaactaaaatgcaaaGAATGTGCTGAAGCTTGGAAGTCCTTAAAGGAGCTTCAGAATGAGCTCATGCGCAAGTCAATGCACGTTGGATCACTCG CTTTTGCAATTGAGGGCCAAGTGAAAGAAAAGAGCAGATGGTTTTCATCCTTGAGAGATCTTACGAGGAAATTGAAG ATTCTAAAAATGGATCAAATCAAAGTATCTGAAGAGGCTTTATTATATAAGCAGCAATTACTAGCAGATTTTGCAGATATGAGCTCTACCATTCAGTCCAAAT TAAAGGAACAAGTTGAATTGCATGAAGATCTCAAGATCAAGTTCGTCAAGGGTGCTAAGGAACAGAAGGAACTTTATAACAAGGTTTTGGATTTAAAAG GGAACATTAGGGTCTTTTGCCGGTGTAGGCCTTTGAACGCTGAAGAGACAGCTGCAGGAGCTTCAATGGCGATTGACTTTGAAGCTGCAAAGGATGGGGAACTCACTGTGAAGTATAACGGCATGTCTAAAAAGACCTACAAGTTTGACGCCATTTTTAGCCCCCAAGCCGACCAAG CTGAAGTTTTTGAGGATACTGCTCCCCTGGCAACCTCAGTTCTAGATGGGTACAATGCCTGCATATTTGCCTATGGCCAGACTGGTACTGGCAAGACATTTACAATGGAGGGCACAGAAGAAGCTCGAGGGGTCAATTACCGGACTCTTGAGGAGCTATTTCGCATTATTGACGAGCGAAAGAACACAGTTCATTACGAAATATCAGTAAGCGTCTTGGAAGTATACAATGAGCAGATCCGAGACTTGCTAGTTTCAGGATCTCAACAAGGTGTGAAAAG GCTTGAAATAAAGCAAGTTGGAGAAGGAATGCATCATGTCCCTGGACTAGTTGAGGCCCACGTGAATAATATGACTGAGGTTTGGGAAGCCTTACAAACTGGTAGCAATGCAAGGGCAGTTGGATCAACCAATGCAAATGAGCACAGCAGCCGATCACATTG caTACTTTGTGTAATGGTAAAGGGGGAGAATTTGCTAAATGGGGAATGCACAAGAAGCAAACTGTGGTTAATTGATTTAGCAGGAAGTGAGAGGATAGCAAAGACAGAAGTACAGGGTGAAAGGCTAAAAGAAACCCAAAATATAAACAGATCTCTTTCTGCCCTTGGAGATGTGATATCTTCACTTGCAACAAAGAGTCCGCATATTCCATTCCG GAACTCGAAACTTACTCATTTACTCCAAGACTCACTAG GAGGAGATTCAAAGACATTGATGTTTGTTCAGATCAGTCCAAATGAGAGTGACTTGAGTGAGACTCTTTGCTCATTAAATTTTGCAAGTCGAGTTCGAGGTATAGAGCTAGGTCCAGCAAAGAAGCAAGTGGATAGTATGGAGCTCCTGAAATACAAACAGATG GTCGAAAAGGGAAAACAAGACATGAAGAACAAGGACTTTCAGATGAAAAAGATGGAGGATACAATTCATGGTTTGGATATTAAGTTGAAAGAAAAGGATATGAAAAACAAAAATCTTCAGGACAAG ATTAAGGAACTAGAATCACAACTTCTTGTAGAGAGAAAACTTGCTCGACAACATGTGAACTCTAAAATTGCTGAACAATTTCAGCAACAGCTTATTGGACAACCGAATGAGGAGCAAGAAGCTGCACCGACCAGGCCGCCAtttgccaacaaaatttctgcTCAAAAGACTTGTGATGAAAATAAGTATCCACCACTTAATACTACTCGACCGCTTACTGAGAACAATTTCCACAAACTCTCTATGGCTTCTGCTACTGTGGATTGTCCGTTTAAGCAAAATGGCCtgatagaaaaagaaaacaaggaaaaCAATCCAGATATTGATGAACAAGTAGCTGTTCTGAAGAGGACTGGGCGAGCTTCTATGTGCCCGATTGCAAACAGGATTTTGCCTAAACCTGCTCCACGCCGTAACTCTCTGGTTCCACTGCGCTATGTAGCACCTGTAACCAAGTTTCCTCCTTCACTTTTACCATTGAGATCAATACAAGCAGAGGAGACGGAAGATGCTGAGGGGGTCGATTCAAATTGCTTACCTGAACCAACACCACAGTGTAGTCCTAAAGAGCTTAAGAGTGTGAGTAAGAAGCTCAACAGTGTCTTGAGACGAAGCCTTCAGAAGAAAATGCAGTTCAAGTCTCCACTGCAGCAGTACATAAGAAGAGTTGGCGTGAATGTGGGCGCGGAGAAAGTTAGGGTCTCCATTGGTAGCAGAGGAAGGATGGCTCACAGGACGTTGCTTGGTAATGCGATAAGAGTTCCAAAAGAAAATCAGCAGAAGCAAAGATGGAATAGTGGAACAGCTGCAAGAGCAGTTCTATGA
- the LOC107784622 gene encoding chlorophyll a-b binding protein 8, chloroplastic: MATQALISSSSIASSAEAARQIVGGRPFQSPIKKTSFVVRATATPPVKQGANRPLWFASKQSLSYLDGSLPGDYGFDPLGLSDPEGTGGFIEPKWLAYGEIINGRFAMLGAAGAIAPEILGKAGLIPAETALPWFQTGVIPPAGTYSYWADNYTLFVLEMALMGFAEHRRFQDWAKPGSMGKQYFLGLEKGLGGSGDPAYPGGPFFNPLGFGKDEKSLKDLKLKEVKNGRLAMLAILGYFIQGLVTGVGPYQNLLDHLADPVNNNVLTSLKFH; the protein is encoded by the exons ATGGCAACACAGGCATTGATCTCCTCATCGTCCATTGCCTCCTCAGCAGAGGCTGCCAGACAAATTGTAGGAGGAAGACCATTCCAATCTCCAATCAAGAAGACCTCCTTTGTTGTAAGGGCTACTGCCACTCCACCTGTTAAG CAAGGAGCAAATAGGCCTCTTTGGTTTGCCTCCAAGCAGAGTCTTTCATACTTGGATGGCAG CCTTCCTGGTGACTATGGGTTTGATCCCCTGGGACTGTCAGACCCTGAAGGTACCGGAGGTTTCATTGAGCCAAAATGGCTAGCATATGGAGAAATCATCAATGGAAGATTCGCTATGTTAGGAGCAGCAGGAGCCATTGCGCCCGAGATTCTTGGAAAGGCTGGTCTCATCCCAGCAGAAACAGCTCTTCCATGGTTCCAGACCGGAGTGATTCCTCCAGCTGGAACATACAGCTACTGGGCTGACAATTACACCCTATTTGTACTGGAGATGGCACTCATGGGATTTGCTGAGCACAGAAGATTCCAGGACTGGGCCAAGCCAGGTTCTATGGGTAAACAATACTTTTTGGGGCTAGAGAAAGGCTTGGGAGGCTCTGGAGACCCGGCATACCCTGGCGGACCTTTCTTTAACCCTCTCGGGTTTGGAAAAGATGAGAAGTCTTTAAAAGACTTGAAGCTCAAGGAGGTTAAGAATGGAAGATTGGCTATGTTGGCCATCTTGGGTTACTTCATTCAAGGTTTGGTTACTGGAGTTGGACCTTACCAAAACCTCCTTGACCATTTGGCTGATCCTGTAAACAACAACGTCTTGACCAGCCTCAAGTTCCACTAA
- the LOC107784621 gene encoding elongation factor Ts, mitochondrial produces MVCYRGVKRPIEIIYKSLNSSICCGRGYSTSTHRGNSVAESKGYLYKHADGPRTYTMSIRRYSAEISSMEQMNLIKRLRERTSAPIKEVKAALITSNWDIEAAQKDLRKRGIVLASKKSSRTAAEGLLALAQNEKKAAVIELNCETDFVARNEIFQYLALSLAKLALLLEGSQQTSAAIPLGLEHLEDLKMNLDHPKLSGEKSVQNAITEVAAMMGENVKLRRGFAMSTPSIGVISTYLHTSPQPGVGRIAGILSVEVEDQNVPQDALQRVGSEIAMHVVAAKPLFLTKEDVSSDALSNEREILKSQAENSGRPQIAIEKMVEGRMRKYFEEVALMEQKFVVNDTINVKTLISNLSKEVGSPVKIGGFLRMEVGEGLQRLEASNESEPLANAA; encoded by the exons ATGGTGTGTTATCGTGGTGTAAAACGCCCTATTGAGATCATATACAAGAGTTTAAATAGCTCTATATGTTGCGGACGTGGCTACTCTACTTCGACACATAGAGGAAATTCCGTTGCTGAGTCCAAAGGATATCTTTACAAACATGCGGATGGACCTAGAACATATACAATGTCTATTAGGAGATATTCAGCCGAAATTTCCTCGATGGAGCAGATGAACTTAATAAAGCGGCTGAGAGAAAGAACAAGTGCTCCCATAAAAGAAGTCAAAGCTGCTCTTATTACTAGCAATTGGGATATTG AGGCTGCTCAGAAGGACCTTAGGAAAAGGGGGATTGTTCTTGCATCAAAGAAGTCATCTCGGACTGCTGCCGAAGGGTTGCTTGCCTTGGCGCAGAATGAAAAGAAGGCAGCTGTTATTGAACTTAACTGTGAAACCGACTTTGTTGCAAGGAATGAAATTTTTCAATACTTG GCCTTATCTTTGGCAAAGCTGGCATTGCTGCTTGAGGGCTCACAACAGACTTCTGCTGCTATTCCTCTTGGACTTGAACATCTGGAG GACTTGAAGATGAACCTTGACCATCCTAAACTGAGTGGAGAAAAAAGTGTACAAAATGCGATAACTGAAGTAGCTGCAATGATGGGGGAGAATGTCAAACTAAGAAGGGGGTTTGCAATGTCCACTCCGTCGATTGGTGTGATATCAACGTATCTACATACAAGCCCTCAACCAG GTGTGGGACGTATTGCTGGGATTTTATCAGTTGAAGTAGAAGATCAGAATGTACCACAAGATGCCCTTCAGCGTGTTGGATCAGAAATAGCAATGCATGTAGTTGCTGCAAAGCCACTGTTCTTAACGAAAGAAGATGTTTCTTCTGATGCACTAAGCAATGAACGCGAGATTCTCAAATCTCAG GCAGAGAATTCGGGGAGGCCTCAGATTGCCATAGAAAAAATGGTTGAAGGTCGTATGCGCAAGTATTTTGAGGAAGTAGCTTTGATGGAGCAGAAATTTGTTGTGAATGACACAATAAATGTAAAG ACATTGATAAGCAATCTATCCAAGGAAGTCGGTTCACCAGTTAAAATAGGAGGCTTTCTAAGGATGGAAGTTGGTGAAGGACTTCAGAG GCTTGAAGCATCGAATGAAAGTGAACCTTTGGCTAATGCTGCTTAA